GCGTACATCTCTTTACCTGGCTGCATCTGCCAGTGCTGAGTTCTTTGCTGATATTGCTCTGGCTCCAATGGAAGCTGCAAAAGTCCGCATTCAGACACAACCAGGCTATGCTAATACTTTAAGGCAAGCTGCTCCCAAAATGTTTGCTGAAGAAGGCCTCTGGGCGTaagttaaaactttttttcccctaatgAATATTCTTCTTTGTTTTCCCGTCTGCTTATGAAGTTACATGCTACTCTAAATGCACCTTTGTGGATATCTCATTCTAATTGCATGTCTTATGCCTTCAACAATTCTAGCATAGACATTCAGGAACTTTATGATTTTATAGTGAGCGTTGATTTGGTCATTGGCATGAGAGTAATATACTTGTATTTTAGCCCTTTGTTtctaatacaggtttgggatctgttatacaaaaacccattatccagaaaggtctgaattacagaaggccatctcgcatatacggttttatccaaataatccacatttttaaaaatgattttctcgtTTTCTCGAATAATGaaaccttctacttgatccaaactaagatattattaatccttagtggaagcaaaaccagccttttgggtttatttaatgttttacgtaattttctattagacttgtGGTACAaaaatcctaattacagaaatatccattattcagaaaaccccaggtcctgagcattctggataactggtcccatacctataccaacaGCTGCAGAGTTTGTTTCTTCTGTCAGGACACTGCTTATTTGCAAATGCTTGATTCTTAGACTCATTAGGGAAGTGACTAAAGATTATAACGTTTTGGTTGTTCTGGCCTGACCCtcactttcttttctctcttttttttcttttttttttctttcacatatAGGTTTTACAAAGGTGTTGCTCCTCTCTGGATGAGGCAGATTCCATACACAATGATGAAATTTGCTTGCTTTGAACGAACCGTTGAAGCACTCTACAAGTATGTTGTGCCCAAGCCCAGAAGTGAATGTTCAAAGTCTGAGCAGTTGGTTGTCACTTTTGTGGCTGGATACATTGGTAAGTGGGATCTTCTACTAAAACAATTTGCGTGAAATAACTACAATGGTATGAATAATAAGATGGCTGTAATAGTAGTGAATTTAAAGGTTTGGTGGCTAGCATTTCTAAAAAGAACTTATCAAAAGCACAGCAGCTAAACGTTAACCACAACTCGAAACAATCGAATTCTAGCTGCAGGTGACAGAATACATAGCTGTTTTGTcattaataaatgttgaaaaactaGATGTTTAACATATCTTATCTTTTTAGCTGGTGTCTTCTGTGCTATTGTCTCACATCCTGCTGATTCTGTGGTCTCTGTACTGAACAAGGAAAAGGGAAGCACTGCTGTGGAAGTTCTAAAGAGACTTGGGCCTAAAGGTTTGTATATATACCATTTTCAAACTTTCTTCCTCAGAGCaagcttttgtgttttttttttttttttttttttttttaacaattttcttATTCTCAACAGGTGTCTGGAAGGGTTTGACTGCCCGTATTATCATGATTGGTACCTTGACTGCCTTGCAGTGGTTTATCTATGACTCTGTGAAGGTTTACTTCAGACTTCCTCGTCCTCCTCCCCCTGAGATGCCAGAATCGCTGAAGAAAAAGCTTGGTCTCTCTCAGTAATCTTGGACTGAAATCATGCAAAACTCCCCGACATTTTCAAGAGGcgtttttttataaattcaactAAATAGGACCTACAGTTGTTTCAGATGTAATTATTGGTTGTGCTCTCACCTTGCCCCATAGCCCACATGTTATAACTTGGTTTTACCGCTGTACTTATCTGTTGAAATAAACAGATGACTGAGTGTTATGAATGAAATATGTCATTCAAGTTTTAACTAATTGATGGTAAAGAATGAATGTACAGAACTAAATATCCATGCAGAAATACATTTCCGTAGTATTTTTGTTCAAAGTGTGGATGATTCTGGGAAGTTATTGTTGAAAAATTGTTACTCGAGGCAGAATATCCTGTAAACACTTTCAAGGTAAAGTCTTGAGCTTAATCTGTGTGTTGTCTTGGAAAATAGGCAACTCAGTTCATTGACAGAACCCTGGAGCTTCAGCCAGAGCAGGCAGGGATTAACCATAAAAGCTGAGAGGCACACTAGAAGTGAGGAAAGGTTGAGGAGGTTAGAGCAGGCCcactgattaaaggaacagtaacaccaaaaaatgtaagtgttttaaagcaatgaaaatatgatgatgtgttgtcctgcactggtaaaactgatctgtttgcttcagaaacactactatagttcatataaacaagctgctgtgtagcaatggcagaaattgaaaaatggctatatggcacaggttaactaatggacgACAGACAgaggttatctgctgtgtaatctgagcctgttctccattgaatggctgccctcattgctacacagaagcttatttatataaacaatagtagagtttctgaagcaaacacagcagttttaccagtgcagggcaacactgcattatattttcattactttaaaacacttattttttgacgttactgttcctttaagtatgctTTTAATTATGACTAGATTAcaaaagttgttaaaaaaaaatatttatatctataacatgaggttttttttttgtacccactaaaggcaacatttttcaccaatCCCATCACTACTTTAAGTACCAATACCCATGCATGGTGTttatagtacaggtgtgggatccagaaagctccgaaataaaaggctctcccatagactccgtttaaaaaaagaatcctttttctctaattaaactgtaccttgtacttgttccaaacgaagatatagttaatccttattggaggcaaaaccagcctattgggtttaagtcTGGTTACCTGGAATATGATTGCACTGTTTATTTTACTTGGATAGTGTCCTGTCTGAAAAGATTAACACTCCACAATGACTAGGTAGAGGTCATTAAGGtgtctcatttatttattaaatctta
Above is a genomic segment from Xenopus laevis strain J_2021 chromosome 3L, Xenopus_laevis_v10.1, whole genome shotgun sequence containing:
- the slc25a3.L gene encoding solute carrier family 25 member 3 isoform X1; amino-acid sequence: MFSSVVQLARTNPFHAPHFQLGQDSVTSRNSNIPQAKPTRQLSAAAVADEEYSCAYGSGKYFALCGFGGIISCGTTHTAVVPLDLVKCRIQVDPQKYQSIFKGFSITIKEDGVRGLAKGWAPTFIGYSMQGLCKFGFYEVFKILYSNMMGEENTYLWRTSLYLAASASAEFFADIALAPMEAAKVRIQTQPGYANTLRQAAPKMFAEEGLWAFYKGVAPLWMRQIPYTMMKFACFERTVEALYKYVVPKPRSECSKSEQLVVTFVAGYIAGVFCAIVSHPADSVVSVLNKEKGSTAVEVLKRLGPKGVWKGLTARIIMIGTLTALQWFIYDSVKVYFRLPRPPPPEMPESLKKKLGLSQ
- the slc25a3.L gene encoding solute carrier family 25 member 3, whose amino-acid sequence is MFSSVVQLARTNPFHAPHFQLGQDSVTSRNSNIPQAKPTRQLSAAAVADDEFSCEYGSAQFYAYCGFGGILSCGLTHTAVVPLDLVKCRLQVDPQKYQSIFKGFSITIKEDGVRGLAKGWAPTFIGYSMQGLCKFGFYEVFKILYSNMMGEENTYLWRTSLYLAASASAEFFADIALAPMEAAKVRIQTQPGYANTLRQAAPKMFAEEGLWAFYKGVAPLWMRQIPYTMMKFACFERTVEALYKYVVPKPRSECSKSEQLVVTFVAGYIAGVFCAIVSHPADSVVSVLNKEKGSTAVEVLKRLGPKGVWKGLTARIIMIGTLTALQWFIYDSVKVYFRLPRPPPPEMPESLKKKLGLSQ